From Mus musculus strain C57BL/6J chromosome 17, GRCm38.p6 C57BL/6J, the proteins below share one genomic window:
- the Sstr5 gene encoding somatostatin receptor type 5, producing the protein MEPLSLTSTPSWNASAASSSSHNWSLVDPVSPMGARAVLVPVLYLLVCTVGLGGNTLVIYVVLRYAKMKTVTNVYILNLAVADVLFMLGLPFLATQNAVSYWPFGSFLCRLVMTLDGINQFTSIFCLMVMSVDRYLAVVHPLRSARWRRPRVAKLASAAVWVFSLLMSLPLLVFADVQEGWGTCNLSWPEPVGLWGAAFITYTSVLGFFGPLLVICLCYLLIVVKVKAAGMRVGSSRRRRSERKVTRMVVVVVLVFVGCWLPFFIVNIVNLAFTLPEEPTSAGLYFFVVVLSYANSCANPLLYGFLSDNFRQSFRKALCLRRGYGVEDADAIEPRPDKSGRPQTTLPTRSCEANGLMQTSRL; encoded by the coding sequence ATGGAGCCCCTCTCTTTGACTTCCACACCTAGCTGGAATGCCTCAGCTGCTTCCAGCAGTAGCCATAACTGGTCACTAGTGGACCCGGTGTCACCCATGGGAGCCCGGGCGGTATTAGTGCCTGTGCTCTACTTGTTGGTATGCACCGTGGGACTGGGTGGAAACACACTGGTCATCTATGTGGTGTTGCGGTACGCCAAGATGAAGACAGTTACTAACGTGTATATCCTGAACCTGGCCGTGGCTGACGTGTTGTTTATGTTGGGGCTTCCTTTCCTGGCAACGCAGAATGCTGTCTCCTACTGGCCCTTTGGCTCCTTCTTGTGCCGCCTGGTCATGACGCTGGACGGCATCAACCAGTTCACCAGTATCTTCTGCCTGATGGTCATGAGTGTCGACCGCTACCTGGCCGTGGTCCACCCTCTCCGCTCAGCCCGGTGGCGTCGCCCACGGGTAGCCAAGCTGGCTAGTGCTGCCGTCTGGGTCTTCTCGCTGCTCATGTCTCTGCCGCTCTTGGTCTTTGCGGATGTCCAGGAGGGCTGGGGCACCTGCAACCTGAGCTGGCCAGAGCCTGTGGGACTGTGGGGTGCAGCCTTCATCACTTACACGTCTGTGCTGGGCTTCTTTGGGCCCCTGCTGGTCATCTGCTTGTGCTATTTGCTCATCGTAGTGAAGGTGAAGGCTGCAGGTATGCGTGTGGGCTCCTCACGGCGGAGGCGCTCAGAACGCAAGGTGACTcgcatggtggtggtagtggtgctgGTGTTCGTGGGCTGCTGGCTGCCTTTCTTCATCGTCAACATCGTCAACCTGGCCTTCACGCTACCCGAGGAGCCCACCTCTGCCGGCCTCTACTTCTTTGTGGTGGTCCTGTCTTATGCCAATAGCTGTGCCAACCCCCTGCTCTATGGCTTTCTCTCTGATAACTTCCGCCAGAGTTTCCGGAAGGCTCTGTGCCTACGTAGAGGATACGGTGTGGAGGATGCAGATGCCATAGAGCCACGGCCAGACAAGAGTGGGCGGCCACAGACCACACTGCCCACACGCAGCTGTGAGGCCAACGGGCTCATGCAGACCAGCAGGCTTTGA